The window GGGGGTGCCGTCGTCGGCGGTGCGGTGGTGGGCGGCGCGGTGGTGGGGCTGGTGCCGCCACCGCACGCCGTGCCGTTGAGCTGGCAGTTGGTGGGCGAGCCCGGCCCGGCGCCCAGGAAGCCGAACGAGACCGAGGCGCCCGGGGCGAGGCGACCGTTCCAGGACCGGTTGGTGAAGGTGTGCCGCTGACCCGACGAGGTCAGCAGCGCGTCCCAGTAGCTGCCGAGAGTGGTGCCGGCCGGCAGGTCGAAGGCGACGGTCCAGCCGTCGACCGTGGACCCGCCGCCGTTCGTGATCGTGTACTTCCCCTCCCAGCCCGATCCCCAGTCGGACGTCTTGACGAAGCTCGCGGTCACCCCGGCGGCGAAGGCGGGCATCGCCACCCACACCGCGCCAAGCGCCGCCACCACCGCTGTGACCAGCGAGAACACCAGAGATCTAGATCTTTTCACGACACCCTCCACGCCCGGACGCCATCCACCGGCATCGACATTGACGCCTATTATTAGGAGTGTTAACTGTTTCTGTCCAGAGCAGGCCGACGGGAGCCCCCGGCAACGGCCGGGGGCTCCACGGGACTCAGCGGACAGGAGCAGGCTCAGCGGGCTCGGGGAAGCAGCGGGATCAGCGAGCTCCAGCAAGCCCAGCCGGCCCCAGCGGGCCGAGCAGGCTCAGCGGCGGAAGGTGAACCAGTTGACGTTGACGAAGTCGGCGGGCTGCCCGCTGCTGAAGGTCAGGTAGACCGTCCGGCGACCGGTCGGGCCGGCGACGTTGCCGGGAACCGAACGCCAGCTCTGCCAGCCGCCGGTGTTCCCGATCGCGAAGCTGCCGATCGTCGGGCCGGTCGGGCTGTCCAGCCGCACCTCCACCAGGCCGCTGACCCCGCCCGCCGCGCCGGACGCGACCCGGGCGACGAAGTCGCGTGGCGGGCTGGCCCCGAACTCGACGTTGTCGAACCGCACCCAGTCGCCGTTGCGCAGCGCGCCGATGTTCTGCCCGCCCTCGGCGCACGCCTCGACGAGCACCCCGTTCTGCCCGTTGAACGACTCCGCCTGGATCGTCGCGTACGCGTCGCGCACCCCACCGGGCGGCGGCGTCGTCGGCGGCGGGGTCGTGGGCGGAGGCGTGGTGCCGCCACCCCGGCTGTACACCGCCACGTAGTCGACAAGCATCGGACGGCCGGGGACGGTGGCGGCGGTCGGCGTGGCGCCACCGGCCACCCCGTTCGGGAAGGCCCCGCCCATCGCCACGTTGAGCAGCAGGAAGTAGCCGGCGTGGCTGGTCATCTGCGACCAGTACGGCTCGCCGACCCGGGACTGGCTGACCGAGTGGTAGAGCTGGCCGTCGACGTACCAGCGCAGCTGCTGCGGGCTGGCCGAGGCGTCCCACTCGAACCGGTAGGTGTGGAAGGCCGACTGGCAGGTGCTGCCGGGGCAGGCCCGGGACGCGCCGATGCCGTTGAACTCGTCGCACGGCCCGCCGGGGGCCACGCCGCAGTGCAGTACGCCCCAGACCGAGTTGAGGCCGTTGACGTTCTCCATCACGTCGAACTCGCCGATGCCCGGCCAGTTCTGGTAGTTGCCCCGGTACGGCGAGCCGAGCGCCCAGAACGCCGGCCAGTAGCCGGACGCCTGGGCCCCGGTGACGTTGGGCATCTGGATGCGGCCCTCGATGGCCAGCACGCCGCCGGACGGCGGCTTGAAGTTGCTGCGCACGGTCTCGATCCGGGCTGAGGTCCAGCGCCCCGAGGCGTCGCGCAGCGGGGTGATCCGCAGATTGCCGCCGCCGTCGTGACTGACGTTGGCGGTGCTGTTGGTGTACGTCTGGATCTCCCCGGTGCCCCAGTTCGGCGGGCCGCCTGGATAGCTGGTGCCGGTGTCGATGATCCAGTTGCCGGCGGACGGCAGGGTGCCGGCCGCACCGGTGAAGTCGTCGCTCCACACCAGGCTCCAGCCGGGCGCGGGCGCCGGGACGGCGGCGTTCGCCGTCACGGTCGTGCCGACCAGTGCGGTCGCGGCGGCGGTGAGGAGGGTCAACGCCAGGGTCAGCCGGCGTCGCGGGGGCAGGGCGGCGGGCGCCGCCGGGGCAGGTGTCATTTGACGTGCCTCTCTGCGGGGAACGGGCGAGAGAGCGCTCTCTCAGGAGTTCTACGTGCCGGCTCCGCAGATGTCAACGCCCATCGATGCGGGCTGGCTCGGGGCGCGGGCGGCGCAGCACCGCCTGCTCCCCCGCCGACCAGGCGGTGGTGGTGACCAGGTAGATCACCGCCGCCAGCGGCAGCACCAGCGCCACCAGCACCGTCGTGTACGGCAGCAGCGGCAGCAGCCGGCCGAGCACGGCCGCGCCCGGCCCCTCGGTCGGCGTACCGGCCACCGTTCCCGTCGCCGCCGCCGCGCGCCGCATCCGCCGCGACGTCCACCAGGCGAGCACGAGCAGGGCCGCCAGCAGGGCGCCGAACAGCGGCAGCGCGCCGCCGACCGCCCCGTCGCCGAGGTGGTGGCCCAGCGGCACCGGCCAGGCGCTCGGCCAGCAGCCCGGTGCCGCCCTCGGCGGTGGTGAAGAGCCGGTACATCACCAGCAGGAACGGGGCCTGGAGCAGCAGCGGCAGGCAGCCGGACACCGGGCTGGCGCCGTTGGCCCGGTAGAGCGCGAACAGTTCGCCCTGCAACCGGGTGGGGTCGTCCGCGTACCGCCGCTGAAGCTCGCGGACGTCGGGGGCGAGCGCCGCGCGGCGCCGCTCCCCGCGGACCTGCATGAGGGTCAGCGGCGAGATCAGCAGCCGGACGACGACGGTGAGGGCGACGATGGCGGCGGCCGTGGCCGCGTCGCCGGCCAGCGGTTCCAGCAGGGTGGTGAACCAGGTGAGCGCGCGGCCGGCGGCGCCGACGGCGTCGTGCAGAGGTGCGAAGGCGAGCATGGGTGACCCCTCGGTCCGATTCCGGGTGCCGGTCCGGCGGGAAGGCGGGTCGCCGGACGGGCGGATGGCGGCGGAATCGGCCGCGCGGCGGTGCTACGCGGCCGAGGGGAACGGCCCGGGCGCGCGGGGACGGGGACGCCCGGCGGCGTCCGGGTCGACCTGTCGCGGCACCCGGCGGCGGCGGGCCCGGGCGCGCAGGGCGGCGGCGCGGCCGGCCCGGGGCGTGTCGACGACGCCGGCCGCGTGCGCCGCGAGCGCGACGGCGAGCAGCGCCACCGCGGCGAGCGCGGCCCCGGCGAGCAACCCGGCCGGGCGGTCGGCGAGCAGGGTCAGGTGGGCGAGGGCGTACGCCCACGTCCCCAGCACGATCCCCAGCAGCCCCGGCACGCCGACCAGCCTAGGACCCGCTGTCACGTCACCCGGCCCAGTTCCCGCAACCGGCCTCCCGCACCCGCTCTGACCTGCGCTTATGCGACAGGTCCGGGGTGGACGGAGGCGCGGCGGAAGTGGTACGACTTGGGTGCGTCGACAGCCGACGTCGGTGTGTCGTCCTTCTCGGTCGCCGGTGTGCTTCCGCGTCGTCGGGATGCCCGCGCCGACCCGGGCGGTGGGAGCGGGTCCTCCCGGTACACCGTCGGCACCGGGCGCCCGCCCGGCCGACGGGCCACCTCGACGAGGTGGCGGGCCATTCTGAGGAGCTGCCGTGCCCCACAACCGAATCCGATCGAGGCACCAGCCCTTCGAGATCGCCATCATGGCGACCGCCCCCGTGTGCGGCGTCCTCCTGATCGTCCTCGACGTCCGGCCGCAGTCGGTGGAGATGGCCATGCCGGGGCCCATCCAGGCGGGGTGGGAGTCGGGCCTCATCGTGGCCGGCGTCGCCGGGCTGCTGGGCGTGCTCTGGCCGGGCCGGCTCTCCACCGGCCTCGGGATCGAACTCGCGTCGGTGCTCGCGCTGGGCACGATCACCGGCATGTACGCCGTCGCCCTGGCGGTGGTCGCCGGCGCGCAGGGGGTCGCGGCGATGTCGTTCGTCGTCGCGGTGGCCGTCGGCTCCGGGTGGCGCGCCGTCCAGATCGCGCTCGACCTGCGCCGGCTGGCCCTGGCCGGCCAGGCCACCCAGTTCGCCGGGGTGGCCGTCGGTGGCACCTTCTCCGCCAGGGGTGGGACGTGAACGCCACGGCGCCGGCCGCCCCGCACTGGGTGCAGGTCCTGCTCTCCGTCCTCGGCGTGCTCGGGGGGACCGGCGGCCTCGCCGTCATCGCCACCGTCATCGTGCAGCGGGGCAAGTTCAAGGCGGACGCCGCCGACACCCTCACCGACGCCGCCCTCACGCTGGTGCAGCCGCTGCGCACCCGGGTCGCCGAGTTGGAGGAGGCCGCGCTGCTCA is drawn from Micromonospora sp. NBC_01740 and contains these coding sequences:
- a CDS encoding DUF6412 domain-containing protein; translated protein: MPGLLGIVLGTWAYALAHLTLLADRPAGLLAGAALAAVALLAVALAAHAAGVVDTPRAGRAAALRARARRRRVPRQVDPDAAGRPRPRAPGPFPSAA
- a CDS encoding carbohydrate-binding protein; this encodes MTPAPAAPAALPPRRRLTLALTLLTAAATALVGTTVTANAAVPAPAPGWSLVWSDDFTGAAGTLPSAGNWIIDTGTSYPGGPPNWGTGEIQTYTNSTANVSHDGGGNLRITPLRDASGRWTSARIETVRSNFKPPSGGVLAIEGRIQMPNVTGAQASGYWPAFWALGSPYRGNYQNWPGIGEFDVMENVNGLNSVWGVLHCGVAPGGPCDEFNGIGASRACPGSTCQSAFHTYRFEWDASASPQQLRWYVDGQLYHSVSQSRVGEPYWSQMTSHAGYFLLLNVAMGGAFPNGVAGGATPTAATVPGRPMLVDYVAVYSRGGGTTPPPTTPPPTTPPPGGVRDAYATIQAESFNGQNGVLVEACAEGGQNIGALRNGDWVRFDNVEFGASPPRDFVARVASGAAGGVSGLVEVRLDSPTGPTIGSFAIGNTGGWQSWRSVPGNVAGPTGRRTVYLTFSSGQPADFVNVNWFTFRR